One genomic segment of Caldimonas brevitalea includes these proteins:
- the carA gene encoding glutamine-hydrolyzing carbamoyl-phosphate synthase small subunit has translation MLPQLPLALLALADGTVFRGTSIGAAGRTVGEVVFNTALTGYQEILTDPSYCRQIVTLTYPHIGNVGVNEEDIEAPKVHAAGLIIKDLPVLESNFRMTRTLPQYLQEQGCVAIADIDTRRLTRILRTSGAQNGCILALPAGQTITQQHIDEALAQARSAPSMAGQDLAKVVSATERYDWSETEWKLGEGYGQVQAPRFHVVAYDFGVKRNILRMLAERGCKVTVVPATTPAAEALQYNPDGIFLSNGPGDPEPCDYAIAASRELIERGIPTFGICLGHQIMALASGAKTFKMKFGHHGANHPVKDLDSGRVSITSQNHGFAVDDQTLPATLRPTHVSLFDGTLQGLARTDKPAFCFQGHPEASPGPGDIGYLFDRFVALMEKHNA, from the coding sequence GTGCTGCCGCAACTGCCCCTAGCACTCCTCGCACTCGCAGACGGCACGGTCTTTCGTGGCACTTCGATCGGCGCGGCCGGTCGGACCGTCGGTGAAGTCGTATTCAATACCGCACTCACCGGCTACCAAGAAATTCTCACCGACCCGAGCTACTGCCGGCAGATCGTCACGCTGACGTATCCGCACATCGGCAACGTCGGCGTCAACGAAGAGGATATCGAGGCGCCCAAAGTCCATGCCGCCGGGCTGATCATCAAGGACCTGCCGGTCCTCGAATCCAACTTCCGCATGACGCGCACGCTGCCGCAGTATCTGCAAGAGCAGGGTTGCGTCGCCATCGCCGACATCGACACGCGTCGACTGACCCGCATCCTGCGCACCAGCGGCGCGCAAAACGGCTGCATCCTCGCGCTGCCGGCCGGCCAGACGATCACGCAGCAGCACATCGACGAAGCGCTGGCCCAGGCGCGCAGCGCCCCGAGCATGGCGGGGCAGGACCTGGCCAAGGTGGTCAGTGCGACCGAGCGCTACGACTGGAGCGAAACCGAGTGGAAGCTCGGCGAGGGCTACGGCCAGGTGCAAGCCCCGCGCTTTCACGTCGTCGCCTACGACTTCGGCGTGAAACGCAACATCCTGCGCATGCTGGCGGAGCGCGGCTGCAAGGTCACCGTGGTGCCGGCCACCACGCCCGCGGCCGAAGCGCTGCAATACAACCCCGATGGCATCTTCCTGAGCAACGGCCCGGGTGACCCCGAGCCCTGCGACTACGCCATCGCCGCCTCGCGCGAGCTGATCGAGCGCGGCATCCCCACCTTCGGCATTTGTCTGGGCCACCAGATCATGGCGCTGGCGTCGGGCGCCAAGACCTTCAAGATGAAGTTCGGCCACCACGGCGCCAACCACCCGGTCAAGGACCTCGACAGCGGTCGCGTCAGCATCACCAGCCAGAACCACGGCTTCGCGGTCGACGACCAGACGCTGCCGGCGACGCTGCGGCCCACCCACGTCAGCCTGTTCGACGGCACGCTACAAGGCCTGGCCCGTACCGACAAGCCCGCGTTCTGTTTCCAGGGGCACCCCGAGGCGTCGCCCGGCCCCGGCGACATTGGATACCTCTTCGACCGCTTCGTGGCGTTGATGGAGAAGCACAATGCCTAA
- the carB gene encoding carbamoyl-phosphate synthase large subunit, translating into MPKRNDLKTILIIGAGPIIIGQACEFDYSGAQACKALRQEGYKVVLVNSNPATIMTDPEMADVTYIEPITWQVVERIIAKERPDAILPTMGGQTALNCALDLHKHGVLAKYGVEMIGANEHAIEKAEDRLKFKDAMTKIGLDSAKSGIAHSMEEAWAVQKRIAAETGSPGFPTVIRPSFTLGGTGGGIAYNPEEFEEICKRGLDLSPTRELLIEESLIGWKEYEMEVVRDKADNCIIVCSIENLDPMGVHTGDSITIAPAQTLTDKEYQLMRNASVAILREIGVDTGGSNVQFSINPVNGRMIVIEMNPRVSRSSALASKATGFPIAKVAAKLAVGYTLDELRNEITGGATPASFEPSIDYVVTKIPRFAFEKFREADSRLTTQMKSVGEVMAMGRTFQESFQKALRGLETGIDGLTERSTDREEIVQEIGEPGPERILFVGDAFRIGMSLQEVYEETAIDPWFLAQIEQIIKTEQQLAGRSLTSLSAEELRFLKRRGFSDKRLAKLLGTNQHEVRRRRHAEGIRPVYKRVDTCAAEFATQTAYMYSSYDEECEAQPTDKKKIMVLGGGPNRIGQGIEFDYCCVHAALAMREDGYETIMVNCNPETVSTDYDTSDRLYFEPVTLEDVLEIVDKEKPVGVIVQYGGQTPLKLALDLEANGVPIIGTSPDSIDIAEDRERFQQLLHGLGLKQPPNRTARTEEQALQLAHEIGYPLVVRPSYVLGGRAMEIVHGDRDLERYMREAVKVSEKSPVLLDRFLDDAIEVDVDCISDGDAVMIGGIMEHIEQAGVHSGDSACSLPPYTLPKALQDELRRQTTVMAKALKVVGLMNVQFAIQGEGDQAVVYVLEVNPRASRTVPYVSKATGQPLAKIAARCMAGQRLKDQKGVKGEVIPPYFSVKEAVFPFNKFPGVDPVLGPEMRSTGEVMGVGKTFGEAMLKSQLAAGSRLPAQGTVCITVKNSDKARAVAVARDLHGLGFQLVATKGTAAAIAEAGVPVRTVNKVKDGRPHIADMIKAGEIQLVFTTVDETRTAIADSRYIRTAALANRVTYYTTMAGCEAAVEALKHLDDLVVYSVQELHKELN; encoded by the coding sequence ATGCCTAAGCGCAACGACCTGAAGACCATCCTCATCATCGGGGCCGGCCCCATCATCATCGGCCAGGCCTGCGAATTCGACTACTCGGGTGCGCAAGCTTGCAAGGCGCTGCGCCAAGAGGGCTACAAGGTGGTGCTGGTCAACAGCAACCCGGCGACCATCATGACCGACCCCGAGATGGCCGATGTGACCTACATCGAGCCGATCACGTGGCAGGTGGTCGAGCGCATCATCGCCAAGGAGCGGCCCGACGCGATCCTGCCGACGATGGGCGGCCAGACCGCGCTGAACTGCGCGCTCGACCTGCACAAGCACGGCGTGCTGGCCAAGTACGGCGTCGAAATGATCGGCGCCAACGAACACGCGATCGAGAAGGCCGAGGACCGCCTCAAGTTCAAGGACGCGATGACCAAGATCGGCCTGGACTCGGCCAAGTCGGGCATCGCGCACTCGATGGAAGAAGCCTGGGCGGTGCAAAAGCGCATCGCCGCGGAAACCGGCAGCCCCGGCTTCCCCACGGTGATCCGGCCCAGCTTCACGCTCGGCGGCACCGGCGGCGGCATCGCCTACAACCCGGAAGAGTTCGAAGAGATCTGCAAGCGCGGGCTCGACTTGTCGCCGACGCGCGAGCTGCTGATCGAGGAATCGCTGATCGGCTGGAAAGAGTACGAGATGGAGGTCGTGCGCGACAAGGCCGACAACTGCATCATCGTCTGCTCGATCGAGAACCTCGACCCGATGGGCGTCCACACCGGTGACTCGATCACCATCGCCCCCGCGCAGACGCTGACCGACAAGGAATACCAGCTGATGCGCAACGCGTCGGTCGCGATCCTACGCGAGATCGGCGTCGACACTGGCGGCTCCAACGTCCAGTTCTCGATCAACCCGGTCAACGGCCGCATGATCGTGATCGAGATGAACCCGCGGGTGTCGCGTTCGTCGGCGCTCGCGTCCAAGGCCACCGGCTTCCCGATCGCCAAGGTGGCGGCCAAGCTGGCCGTGGGCTACACGCTCGACGAGTTGCGCAACGAGATCACCGGCGGTGCGACGCCGGCGAGCTTCGAGCCGAGCATCGATTACGTTGTCACCAAGATCCCGCGCTTCGCGTTCGAGAAGTTCCGCGAGGCCGATTCGCGCCTGACGACGCAGATGAAGTCGGTCGGCGAGGTGATGGCGATGGGCCGCACCTTCCAGGAGAGCTTCCAGAAGGCGTTGCGCGGTCTTGAGACCGGCATCGACGGGCTGACCGAGCGCAGCACCGACCGTGAAGAGATCGTCCAGGAGATCGGCGAGCCGGGCCCCGAGCGCATCCTCTTCGTCGGCGACGCCTTCCGCATCGGCATGAGCCTGCAGGAGGTCTATGAAGAGACCGCCATCGATCCGTGGTTCCTGGCCCAGATCGAGCAGATCATCAAGACCGAGCAGCAGCTGGCCGGCCGCAGCCTGACCAGCCTGAGCGCCGAGGAACTGCGTTTCCTCAAGCGCCGCGGCTTCTCGGACAAGCGTTTGGCCAAGCTGCTGGGCACCAACCAGCACGAGGTGCGCCGCCGCCGCCACGCTGAAGGTATCCGCCCGGTCTACAAGCGGGTCGACACCTGCGCCGCCGAGTTCGCCACGCAGACCGCCTACATGTACTCCAGCTACGACGAGGAGTGCGAGGCACAGCCGACCGACAAGAAGAAGATCATGGTGCTGGGCGGCGGGCCCAACCGCATCGGCCAGGGCATCGAGTTCGACTACTGCTGCGTGCACGCAGCGCTGGCGATGCGCGAAGACGGGTACGAGACCATCATGGTCAACTGCAACCCCGAGACCGTCTCGACCGACTACGACACCTCCGACCGCCTGTACTTCGAGCCGGTGACGCTGGAAGACGTGCTCGAGATCGTCGACAAGGAAAAGCCCGTCGGCGTGATCGTGCAGTACGGCGGCCAGACGCCGCTGAAGCTCGCGCTCGACCTCGAGGCCAACGGCGTGCCCATCATCGGCACCTCGCCGGACAGCATCGACATTGCCGAAGACCGCGAACGTTTCCAGCAGCTGTTGCACGGGCTGGGCCTGAAGCAGCCGCCCAACCGCACCGCTCGCACCGAAGAGCAGGCGCTGCAGCTGGCCCACGAGATCGGCTACCCGCTGGTGGTGCGCCCGAGCTACGTGCTGGGCGGCCGTGCGATGGAGATCGTGCACGGCGACCGCGACCTGGAGCGCTACATGCGCGAGGCGGTCAAGGTGTCCGAGAAGTCGCCGGTGCTGCTCGACCGCTTCCTCGACGATGCGATCGAGGTCGATGTCGATTGCATCAGCGACGGCGACGCCGTGATGATCGGCGGCATCATGGAGCACATCGAGCAGGCCGGCGTGCACTCGGGCGACTCCGCCTGCTCGCTGCCGCCGTACACACTGCCGAAGGCGCTGCAGGACGAGCTGCGCCGCCAGACCACGGTGATGGCCAAGGCCCTCAAGGTGGTCGGCCTGATGAACGTGCAGTTCGCGATCCAGGGCGAGGGCGACCAGGCGGTGGTCTACGTGCTCGAGGTCAACCCGCGCGCGTCGCGCACCGTGCCGTATGTCTCCAAGGCCACCGGCCAGCCGCTCGCCAAGATTGCGGCCCGCTGCATGGCCGGCCAGCGCCTGAAGGACCAGAAGGGCGTCAAGGGAGAGGTGATCCCGCCGTACTTCAGCGTCAAGGAAGCCGTGTTCCCGTTCAACAAGTTCCCCGGCGTCGACCCGGTGCTGGGCCCCGAGATGCGCTCCACCGGCGAGGTGATGGGCGTGGGCAAGACCTTCGGCGAGGCGATGCTCAAGAGCCAGCTGGCCGCCGGGTCACGCCTGCCGGCGCAGGGCACGGTGTGCATCACCGTGAAGAACAGCGACAAGGCGCGTGCCGTCGCGGTGGCCCGCGACCTGCACGGTCTGGGCTTCCAACTGGTCGCGACCAAGGGCACGGCCGCGGCCATCGCCGAAGCCGGCGTGCCGGTGCGCACGGTCAACAAGGTCAAGGACGGCCGCCCGCACATCGCCGACATGATCAAGGCCGGCGAGATCCAGCTGGTCTTCACGACGGTCGATGAAACGCGCACCGCGATCGCCGACTCGCGCTACATCCGCACCGCCGCGCTCGCCAACCGCGTCACCTACTACACCACCATGGCCGGCTGCGAGGCCGCTGTCGAGGCGCTCAAGCACCTGGACGACCTGGTGGTCTATTCGGTGCAGGAATTGCACAAAGAGCTAAACTAA
- the greA gene encoding transcription elongation factor GreA, producing MATIPLTKRGAEKLKEELHRLKTVERPAVINAIAEARAQGDLSENAEYDAAKDKQGFIEGRILEIEGKLAAAQVIDPSALDAGGRVVFGATVDLEEEESGDAVTYQIVGDDEADLKHGLISVSSPIARALIGKEAGDVAEVQAPGGIKRYEVVEVRYR from the coding sequence ATGGCCACCATTCCATTGACCAAGCGCGGCGCCGAAAAGCTCAAGGAAGAGCTGCACCGCCTGAAGACGGTCGAGCGCCCGGCCGTGATCAACGCGATCGCCGAGGCCCGCGCCCAGGGCGACCTGTCCGAGAACGCCGAGTACGACGCGGCGAAAGACAAACAAGGCTTCATCGAAGGCCGCATCCTCGAGATCGAAGGCAAGCTGGCCGCTGCCCAGGTGATCGACCCGTCGGCGCTGGATGCCGGTGGCCGCGTCGTGTTTGGCGCCACCGTGGACCTCGAAGAAGAGGAGTCGGGCGACGCCGTCACCTACCAGATCGTCGGCGACGACGAGGCGGACCTGAAGCACGGGCTGATTTCCGTCAGCTCGCCGATCGCCCGGGCCCTGATCGGCAAGGAAGCCGGCGATGTGGCCGAGGTGCAGGCGCCCGGCGGCATCAAGCGCTACGAGGTCGTCGAAGTCCGCTATCGCTGA
- a CDS encoding DUF4149 domain-containing protein: MSVQRLRGWLSGLWAGMVLFLGGAAAPSLFAALDRVSAGRAAARLFQTEAYASLALAVLLIVVERRCTGARRAAEPARSPMSPELLLALFALFCTVAGYFAIQPMMEQARAGQGSWSFGALHAVSSAFFLGKGAALLVLAWRCAPR; encoded by the coding sequence ATGTCAGTGCAACGTTTGCGCGGCTGGCTGTCCGGCTTATGGGCCGGCATGGTGCTGTTTCTGGGTGGCGCCGCGGCACCCTCGTTGTTCGCCGCGCTCGACCGGGTCTCTGCGGGCCGGGCAGCGGCGCGTCTGTTCCAGACCGAGGCCTACGCCAGCTTGGCGCTGGCGGTGCTGCTGATCGTGGTCGAGCGTCGCTGCACCGGCGCCCGCCGGGCGGCGGAGCCGGCGCGCTCGCCGATGAGCCCGGAGTTGCTGCTGGCCCTGTTCGCCCTGTTTTGCACGGTGGCCGGCTACTTTGCGATCCAACCCATGATGGAGCAGGCGCGCGCCGGGCAGGGCAGCTGGTCGTTCGGCGCGCTGCACGCCGTCTCCAGCGCATTCTTCCTGGGGAAAGGGGCGGCGCTCCTGGTGCTGGCCTGGCGTTGTGCCCCCCGTTGA
- a CDS encoding YhbY family RNA-binding protein: MPAINLTPAQRKEKRSEAHHLDPVVLIGADGLTPAVAKEVDAALKAHGLIKVRVFSDERQTREDILAQLSEQLNAAPVQHIGKLLVLWRPIPPKEKTEREDRKPAPKTVKVVKYSKRGGQRPEVKKLTVLGNQRLTPGGTIKRAKPRVTSLKKKASSA, from the coding sequence ATGCCTGCCATCAATTTGACCCCCGCCCAGCGCAAAGAAAAGCGCTCGGAAGCCCATCATCTCGACCCCGTCGTGCTCATCGGGGCCGACGGCCTGACGCCCGCGGTGGCCAAGGAAGTCGACGCCGCGCTCAAGGCCCACGGCCTGATCAAGGTGCGTGTGTTCTCGGACGAACGGCAAACACGCGAAGACATCCTCGCCCAGCTCTCCGAGCAGCTCAACGCCGCCCCGGTGCAGCACATCGGCAAGCTGCTGGTGCTGTGGCGCCCCATCCCGCCGAAAGAGAAAACAGAGCGCGAAGACCGCAAGCCGGCGCCCAAGACGGTGAAGGTCGTCAAATACTCGAAGCGCGGCGGGCAGCGGCCTGAAGTGAAGAAGCTCACGGTGCTGGGCAACCAGCGATTGACGCCGGGCGGCACGATCAAGCGCGCCAAGCCGCGCGTCACCAGCCTGAAGAAGAAGGCCTCGTCGGCCTGA
- a CDS encoding RlmE family RNA methyltransferase — translation MKIKTKSKKVNKAWLHDHLTDPYVRLAQKEGYRARAAYKLKEIDEELGLLKPGQLVVDLGAAPGAWSQYVRRKFAPKDATAAGGAAVGALNGTLIALDLLDFEPIEGVQFIQGDFREDTVLQQLRDALAGRPVDVVVSDMAPNLSGIEVSDAARIAHLVELAIEFSVAHLRPDGALVCKVFHGSGYSQLVELFKRTFRSVKPIKPKASRDKSSETFLVGRGLKVQS, via the coding sequence ATGAAGATCAAAACCAAAAGCAAGAAAGTGAACAAGGCGTGGCTGCACGACCACCTCACCGATCCCTATGTGCGGCTGGCCCAGAAGGAGGGGTACCGGGCGCGTGCGGCCTACAAGCTGAAAGAGATCGATGAAGAGCTGGGCCTGCTGAAGCCGGGTCAGCTGGTGGTCGACCTGGGCGCGGCGCCGGGCGCGTGGAGTCAGTACGTGCGCCGCAAGTTCGCGCCCAAGGATGCGACGGCCGCCGGTGGCGCCGCGGTGGGTGCGTTGAACGGCACCCTGATCGCGCTCGATCTGCTCGATTTCGAACCGATCGAGGGGGTGCAGTTCATCCAGGGCGATTTTCGCGAGGACACGGTGTTGCAGCAGCTGCGTGACGCGCTCGCTGGCCGTCCGGTGGACGTGGTGGTGTCGGACATGGCACCCAACCTGTCGGGCATCGAGGTGTCGGACGCCGCGCGCATCGCCCATCTGGTCGAGCTCGCGATCGAGTTTTCGGTCGCCCACCTGCGGCCGGACGGCGCGCTGGTCTGCAAGGTGTTCCACGGCAGCGGTTACAGCCAGCTGGTGGAGCTGTTCAAGCGCACCTTCCGCAGCGTCAAGCCGATCAAGCCCAAGGCTTCGCGCGACAAATCGTCGGAAACCTTTTTGGTCGGTCGGGGTCTCAAGGTGCAGAGTTGA
- the ftsH gene encoding ATP-dependent zinc metalloprotease FtsH has translation MNNQWFSKVAVWLVIALVLFTVFKQFDRGVATSGQIGYSDFLEEVRNKRIKAVTLQEGTGGTEIIAVTNDDKRIRTTATYLDRGLVGDLINNNVKFDVKPREEPSLLMSILISWGPMLLLIGVWIYFMRQMQGGGKGGAFSFGKSRARMLDESNNSVTFADVAGCDEAKEEVKELVDFLKDPQKFQKLGGRIPRGVLMVGPPGTGKTLLAKSIAGEAKVPFFSISGSDFVEMFVGVGAARVRDMFEQAKKNAPCIIFVDEIDAVGRHRGAGLGGGNDEREQTLNQMLVEMDGFETNLGVIVIAATNRPDILDPALLRPGRFDRQVYVTLPDVRGREQILNVHMRKVPIGTDVRPDILARGTPGFSGADLANLVNESALFAARRNGRVVEMQDFEKAKDKILMGPERKSMVMPEEERRNTAYHEAGHALVARLLPKTDPVHKVTIIPRGRALGVTMQLPEGDRYSMDKERMLNTISVLFGGRIAEEVFMNQMTTGASNDFERATQIARDMVTRYGMTDELGPMVYAENEGEVFLGRSITKQVNVSEQTMQKVDHEIRKIIDDQYSTARKLIEDHQDKMHAMAKALLEWETIDAEQIEDIMAGRPPRPPKDWAPSSPKSGGGGSTPPVNTDGAPAAA, from the coding sequence GTGAACAATCAATGGTTCTCTAAAGTGGCGGTGTGGTTGGTGATTGCGCTGGTGTTGTTCACCGTGTTCAAGCAATTCGATCGCGGCGTCGCCACTTCAGGGCAAATCGGCTATTCCGATTTTCTCGAGGAAGTTCGTAACAAGCGCATCAAGGCCGTCACCTTGCAAGAGGGCACGGGCGGCACCGAGATCATCGCGGTCACCAACGACGACAAGCGCATCCGCACCACGGCCACCTACTTGGACCGTGGCCTGGTGGGCGACCTGATCAACAACAACGTCAAGTTCGACGTCAAGCCGCGCGAAGAGCCGTCGCTGCTGATGAGCATCCTGATTTCCTGGGGGCCGATGCTGCTCCTGATCGGGGTGTGGATCTATTTCATGCGACAGATGCAGGGAGGCGGCAAAGGCGGCGCCTTCAGCTTCGGCAAAAGTCGCGCGCGGATGCTCGATGAATCCAACAACTCTGTCACGTTCGCGGATGTTGCCGGCTGCGACGAAGCCAAGGAAGAAGTCAAGGAGTTGGTCGACTTCCTGAAAGACCCGCAGAAGTTCCAGAAATTGGGCGGCCGCATCCCGCGCGGCGTGCTGATGGTTGGCCCCCCGGGGACCGGCAAAACCTTGCTGGCCAAGAGCATCGCCGGCGAAGCCAAGGTGCCGTTCTTCTCGATCTCGGGCTCCGATTTCGTCGAAATGTTCGTTGGTGTCGGCGCCGCACGCGTGCGTGACATGTTCGAGCAGGCGAAGAAGAACGCGCCCTGCATCATCTTCGTCGACGAAATCGACGCCGTCGGCCGCCACCGTGGCGCCGGTCTGGGCGGCGGGAACGACGAGCGCGAGCAGACGCTGAACCAGATGCTGGTCGAGATGGACGGTTTCGAGACCAACCTCGGCGTGATCGTGATCGCCGCGACCAACCGGCCCGACATTCTCGACCCCGCGCTGCTGCGCCCGGGCCGTTTCGACCGCCAGGTCTATGTGACGCTGCCGGACGTGCGCGGCCGTGAGCAGATCCTGAACGTGCACATGCGCAAGGTGCCGATCGGCACCGACGTGCGGCCTGACATCCTGGCGCGCGGCACCCCCGGTTTCTCCGGCGCGGACCTGGCCAACCTGGTGAACGAGTCGGCCCTGTTCGCGGCTCGCCGTAACGGCCGTGTGGTGGAAATGCAGGACTTCGAGAAGGCCAAGGACAAAATCCTGATGGGCCCGGAGCGCAAGTCCATGGTGATGCCTGAGGAAGAGCGGCGCAACACGGCCTACCACGAGGCCGGCCACGCGCTGGTGGCGCGCTTGCTGCCCAAGACCGACCCGGTGCACAAGGTCACCATCATCCCGCGCGGCCGTGCGCTGGGGGTGACGATGCAGCTGCCCGAGGGCGACCGCTACAGCATGGACAAGGAGCGCATGCTCAACACGATTTCGGTGCTGTTCGGCGGGCGGATTGCGGAAGAGGTGTTCATGAACCAGATGACCACCGGCGCGAGCAACGACTTCGAGCGTGCCACCCAGATCGCGCGCGACATGGTCACGCGTTACGGCATGACCGACGAGCTCGGCCCGATGGTTTACGCCGAGAACGAGGGCGAGGTCTTCCTGGGCCGCTCGATCACCAAGCAGGTCAACGTCTCCGAGCAGACGATGCAGAAGGTCGACCACGAGATCCGCAAGATCATCGACGACCAGTACAGCACGGCGCGCAAGCTGATCGAAGACCACCAGGACAAGATGCACGCGATGGCCAAGGCCTTGCTCGAGTGGGAGACCATCGACGCCGAGCAGATCGAGGACATCATGGCCGGCCGTCCGCCGCGCCCGCCGAAAGACTGGGCCCCTTCGAGCCCGAAGAGCGGTGGCGGGGGCAGCACGCCGCCGGTCAACACCGACGGCGCACCGGCGGCCGCCTGA
- the folP gene encoding dihydropteroate synthase, with protein MFWQTSRFRIDLHRPRVMGIINVTPDSFSDGGLHADTRAALLQCERLLGEGADLLDIGGESSRPGAATLPLDEELKRVVPVLREAVRLGVPISVDTYKTEVMQAALDLGVDILNDIHALRSPGALALAAAHPGCGVCLMHMQGEPKSMQSAPRYDDVVREVAAFLEQRARALQGHGVRAERIVLDPGIGFGKTVEQNFELLARQPEIAALGYPLLAGWSRKSSLGAVTGRPVGERLVASVAAALAAVQRGARIVRVHDVAATVDALKVWQHAGLA; from the coding sequence ATGTTCTGGCAAACCTCGCGCTTTCGCATCGACCTCCACCGGCCCCGGGTGATGGGCATCATCAACGTCACCCCCGACTCCTTCTCGGACGGCGGGCTGCATGCCGACACCCGGGCGGCCCTGCTGCAATGTGAGCGGCTGTTGGGCGAAGGCGCCGATCTGCTGGACATCGGCGGCGAGTCGAGCCGCCCCGGCGCGGCAACCCTGCCGCTGGACGAAGAGCTGAAACGGGTGGTGCCAGTGCTGCGCGAGGCGGTGCGCCTGGGCGTGCCGATCTCGGTGGACACCTACAAGACCGAGGTGATGCAGGCGGCGCTCGACCTCGGCGTCGACATCCTCAACGACATCCATGCCCTGCGCTCGCCCGGGGCCCTCGCGCTGGCAGCGGCGCATCCCGGTTGCGGCGTCTGCCTGATGCACATGCAGGGAGAGCCGAAATCGATGCAATCGGCCCCTCGCTACGACGATGTGGTGCGGGAGGTGGCCGCTTTTCTCGAGCAGCGCGCCCGGGCACTGCAAGGCCATGGCGTGCGGGCCGAACGTATCGTGCTGGACCCGGGCATCGGTTTCGGCAAGACCGTCGAGCAAAACTTCGAGTTGCTGGCGCGCCAGCCCGAAATCGCCGCGCTCGGGTATCCGCTGCTGGCCGGCTGGTCGCGCAAGTCGTCGCTCGGGGCCGTCACCGGCCGCCCGGTCGGCGAGCGGCTCGTTGCCAGCGTCGCGGCCGCCCTCGCGGCGGTGCAACGCGGCGCGCGCATCGTGCGCGTACACGATGTCGCCGCCACTGTCGATGCCCTAAAGGTGTGGCAGCACGCCGGGCTGGCGTGA
- the glmM gene encoding phosphoglucosamine mutase — protein sequence MSRTYFGTDGIRGTVGQVPITPDFILRLGHAVGRVLKRTERRPTVLIGKDTRISGYMLESALEAGFASAGVDVLLSGPLPTPGVAYLTRALRLDLGVVISASHNPFGDNGIKFFSARGEKLPDEWERDVEAALAEAPSWVDSAGLGKARRLSDAQGRYIEFCKSTFGNDLSLKGLKVVVDAAHGAAYQVAPDVFHELGADVVSIGCSPDGYNINDHVGATSPGALVEAVRQHGADYGVALDGDADRLQLVDRHGRLYNGDELLYVMVCDRLAQQQSVPGVVGTLMTNMAVELALQARGLEFVRAKVGDRYVLEELTARGWQLGGEGSGHLLALDKHTTGDGIVSALQVLQATIRSERSLSQLLDGVTLFPQTLINVRLQPGQDWKRNAALAREQEAVTAELHQRGRVLIRPSGTEPLLRVMVEAEEEGLARRCAERLAETVRAG from the coding sequence ATGAGCAGAACCTATTTCGGCACCGACGGCATCCGTGGCACGGTGGGCCAAGTGCCCATCACTCCGGACTTCATCCTCCGGCTGGGCCACGCGGTGGGACGCGTCCTCAAGCGCACCGAGCGGCGGCCCACGGTGTTGATCGGCAAAGACACGCGGATCTCCGGCTACATGCTCGAATCGGCCCTGGAGGCTGGCTTCGCCTCGGCCGGTGTCGACGTGTTGCTGAGCGGCCCCTTGCCGACGCCGGGGGTGGCCTATCTCACGCGTGCGCTGCGGCTGGATCTGGGCGTGGTGATCAGCGCGTCGCACAACCCGTTCGGCGACAACGGCATCAAGTTTTTTTCAGCCCGCGGCGAAAAGCTGCCCGACGAGTGGGAGCGTGACGTCGAGGCGGCGCTGGCCGAAGCGCCGTCATGGGTCGATTCTGCCGGCCTGGGCAAGGCGCGCCGGCTGAGCGACGCACAAGGCCGCTACATCGAGTTCTGCAAGAGCACCTTCGGCAACGATCTGTCGCTAAAAGGCCTGAAAGTGGTGGTGGACGCGGCCCACGGCGCCGCCTATCAAGTGGCGCCCGACGTCTTCCACGAGCTGGGGGCCGACGTCGTGTCGATCGGCTGCTCGCCCGACGGCTACAACATCAACGACCATGTGGGGGCGACGTCCCCGGGTGCGCTGGTCGAGGCGGTGCGGCAGCATGGCGCCGACTACGGCGTCGCGCTGGACGGCGACGCCGACCGCCTGCAATTGGTCGACCGTCACGGCCGCCTCTACAACGGCGACGAGTTGCTTTATGTGATGGTCTGCGACCGCCTAGCCCAGCAGCAGTCGGTGCCGGGGGTTGTCGGGACGCTGATGACCAACATGGCGGTCGAGTTGGCGCTGCAGGCGCGCGGGCTCGAGTTCGTGCGCGCCAAGGTCGGCGACCGTTACGTGCTCGAAGAACTGACCGCCCGCGGCTGGCAACTGGGTGGCGAAGGGTCGGGGCATCTGCTGGCGCTCGACAAGCACACCACCGGCGACGGCATCGTCAGCGCCTTGCAGGTGCTGCAGGCGACGATCCGCTCCGAGCGGTCGCTGTCGCAACTGCTCGACGGCGTCACGCTGTTTCCTCAAACGCTGATCAACGTTCGTCTGCAGCCCGGGCAGGACTGGAAGCGCAACGCCGCGCTGGCCCGTGAGCAGGAAGCCGTCACCGCCGAGTTGCACCAGCGCGGACGGGTGCTGATCCGGCCGTCGGGCACCGAGCCGCTGCTGCGGGTGATGGTCGAGGCCGAGGAGGAAGGTCTGGCCAGGCGTTGCGCAGAGCGCTTGGCAGAGACCGTGCGGGCCGGCTGA